A stretch of Candidatus Sphingomonas phytovorans DNA encodes these proteins:
- a CDS encoding agmatine deiminase family protein, protein MKRITPPAEWAPHKAVWIGFPSHPDLWEEDLDPARAEVAAFARAVHAGGKGERVLLVAADEEAARAARALAGDAAQVVVEPFGDIWLRDTAAIVTGDGHARDFRFNGWGGKYDLPGDDDIGLRLAARRHIQTETCGWILEGGAIDGDGTGLVVTTEQCLLNPNRNPGLSRADIEARLAEDLGYSEVIWLGDGLMHDHTDGHVDNLARFVAPGKLAIPEPDDNDPNWLVYQNAARDAARHDVEIVRIPSPGRVLRDEEIIPASYMNFYIGNATVVVPQYGAANDSAAVAAIQALFPDRHVVGLHADAILTGGGSFHCISQQIPA, encoded by the coding sequence GTGAAACGCATTACCCCGCCCGCCGAATGGGCCCCGCACAAGGCGGTCTGGATCGGCTTTCCGAGCCATCCCGATCTGTGGGAGGAGGATCTCGACCCCGCTCGGGCTGAAGTCGCGGCGTTCGCGCGCGCGGTCCATGCCGGGGGCAAGGGCGAGCGCGTGCTGCTCGTCGCCGCCGACGAGGAAGCGGCCAGGGCCGCCAGGGCGCTGGCGGGCGACGCGGCGCAGGTCGTGGTCGAGCCGTTCGGTGATATCTGGCTCCGCGATACGGCGGCGATCGTCACCGGAGACGGCCATGCGCGGGATTTCCGGTTCAATGGCTGGGGCGGCAAATACGACCTGCCCGGCGACGACGATATCGGCCTGCGCCTCGCCGCGCGGCGGCACATCCAGACCGAGACGTGCGGCTGGATCCTCGAAGGCGGCGCGATCGACGGCGACGGCACCGGCCTGGTCGTCACGACCGAGCAATGCCTGCTCAATCCCAACCGCAACCCCGGCCTGTCGCGTGCCGATATCGAGGCGCGGCTGGCGGAGGATCTCGGCTATTCAGAGGTCATCTGGCTCGGCGACGGGCTGATGCACGATCATACCGACGGCCATGTCGACAATCTCGCGCGCTTCGTCGCGCCCGGAAAGCTCGCCATTCCCGAGCCCGACGACAATGACCCCAACTGGCTGGTCTATCAGAACGCAGCGCGCGACGCGGCGCGCCACGATGTCGAGATCGTGCGCATCCCCTCGCCCGGCCGCGTCCTGCGCGACGAGGAGATCATCCCCGCAAGCTACATGAACTTCTATATCGGCAATGCCACGGTGGTCGTGCCGCAATATGGCGCCGCCAATGATTCGGCGGCGGTCGCGGCGATCCAGGCCCTGTTCCCCGACCGGCACGTCGTCGGCCTCCATGCCGACGCGATCCTGACCGGCGGCGGCAGCTTCCACTGCATCAGCCAGCAGATTCCGGCCTGA
- a CDS encoding S9 family peptidase, with protein MTFWILGALAGALAAPQAAPVANEAAASFGVREGVQQISLSPDGNSIAYIQPTAGRGASLYIVNLATAQPVGILNSSGDPDRLSYCRWSTSKRLVCGIYMIVPSGIGVLGFTRMIGIDADGKNLKVLSARDSSRALDIMQNGGNVIDWLSDNADGSVLMTRKYVPEESTGTRIANSHDGLGIERVDTNSLKRAMVETPRVDAAEYISDGHGTVRIMGMRPKTADGYDQTKINYLYRKPGGRDWSPLGSVKDSSGPANGFDPYAVDRDLNIVYGFDDNAGHMALYSIALDGTLQRNLVLARPDVDVDDLIRIGRQQRVVGASYATERRQVEFFDPELKKLSASLSKALPGLPLVSVVDASADESRLLLFAGSDVDPGRYYLFDKKTRKLEELLPKRPQLARTTLATVKPISFPAADGTQIPGYLTLPPGSDGKNLPAIVMPHGGPGDRDEWGFDWLSQYFANRGYAVLQPNFRGSAGYGSAWFKQNGFKSWKIAVGDVNDGGRWLIKQGIADPAKLGIVGWSYGGYAALQSPVLDPRLFKAIVAVAPVTDLETLRSESQSFSDYYRVDAFIGHGPHVREGSPAQNVERIAAPVLMFHGDRDRNVGIRESRMMASRLKEAGKPVELVEFHNLDHYLDDSNVRTGMLDKMDKFLRASMKF; from the coding sequence GTGACATTCTGGATTTTGGGCGCGCTCGCGGGCGCGCTTGCCGCGCCGCAGGCTGCGCCTGTGGCGAATGAGGCTGCGGCCAGTTTCGGCGTGCGCGAGGGCGTTCAGCAGATCAGCCTGTCGCCCGACGGCAACAGCATCGCCTATATCCAGCCGACTGCCGGGCGAGGCGCTTCGCTCTATATCGTCAATCTGGCGACGGCCCAGCCGGTGGGCATCCTGAATTCGTCGGGCGATCCCGACCGGCTGAGCTATTGCCGCTGGTCGACCAGCAAGCGTCTCGTCTGCGGCATCTACATGATCGTGCCGAGCGGGATCGGCGTGCTTGGCTTCACGCGGATGATCGGCATCGATGCCGACGGCAAGAATCTGAAGGTGCTCAGCGCACGTGATTCATCAAGGGCGCTGGACATCATGCAGAATGGCGGAAACGTCATCGACTGGCTGAGCGACAATGCCGATGGCAGCGTGCTGATGACGCGCAAATATGTCCCGGAGGAAAGCACGGGCACCAGGATTGCCAACTCGCACGACGGGCTCGGTATCGAGCGAGTCGATACCAACAGCCTGAAGCGGGCCATGGTGGAGACTCCGCGGGTGGACGCGGCTGAGTATATTTCCGACGGTCATGGCACAGTGCGGATCATGGGCATGCGCCCCAAGACGGCTGACGGGTACGATCAGACGAAGATCAACTATCTGTATCGCAAACCGGGCGGTCGTGACTGGTCGCCGCTCGGTTCGGTTAAGGATTCGTCCGGTCCCGCGAATGGATTCGATCCCTATGCAGTCGATCGCGACCTCAACATCGTCTATGGTTTCGATGACAATGCGGGGCATATGGCGCTCTATTCGATCGCCCTCGATGGAACGCTGCAGCGCAATCTGGTGCTGGCGCGGCCCGATGTGGATGTCGACGACCTGATCCGCATCGGCCGGCAACAGCGTGTCGTCGGCGCAAGCTATGCGACTGAGCGGCGCCAGGTGGAATTCTTCGATCCGGAACTGAAGAAGCTTTCGGCGTCGCTGTCCAAGGCGCTGCCCGGCCTGCCGCTCGTGTCGGTCGTCGATGCCAGTGCTGACGAGAGCAGGCTGCTCCTGTTCGCCGGCAGCGATGTCGATCCCGGCCGCTATTATCTGTTCGACAAGAAGACGCGCAAACTCGAGGAGCTTCTTCCGAAAAGGCCGCAGCTTGCCAGGACGACCCTGGCCACGGTGAAGCCGATCAGCTTCCCCGCCGCCGACGGGACTCAGATTCCCGGTTATCTGACCTTGCCGCCGGGCAGCGACGGCAAGAACCTGCCAGCGATCGTGATGCCGCATGGCGGGCCGGGCGACCGGGATGAATGGGGTTTCGACTGGCTGTCGCAATATTTCGCCAATCGCGGCTATGCTGTGCTTCAGCCGAATTTCCGTGGATCGGCCGGCTATGGTTCAGCCTGGTTCAAGCAGAACGGCTTCAAATCGTGGAAGATCGCCGTCGGCGACGTCAACGATGGCGGGCGCTGGCTGATCAAGCAGGGCATCGCGGATCCGGCGAAACTGGGGATCGTCGGCTGGTCCTATGGCGGCTATGCCGCTCTGCAATCCCCGGTGCTCGATCCGAGGCTGTTCAAGGCGATCGTGGCGGTGGCGCCGGTCACCGATCTGGAGACTCTCCGGTCCGAATCGCAGAGTTTCTCGGACTATTACCGGGTCGACGCCTTTATCGGCCACGGCCCCCATGTGCGGGAAGGGTCGCCAGCGCAGAATGTCGAACGAATCGCCGCGCCGGTGCTGATGTTCCACGGCGACCGCGACCGGAATGTCGGCATCCGCGAATCGCGGATGATGGCATCGCGCCTGAAGGAAGCGGGGAAGCCGGTCGAACTGGTCGAGTTCCACAATCTCGACCATTATCTCGACGACAGCAATGTCCGCACCGGGATGCTCGACAAGATGGACAAGTTCCTTCGGGCATCGATGAAGTTCTGA
- a CDS encoding sigma-70 family RNA polymerase sigma factor, with protein sequence MTDVPQAAQLQSAGDARLRLVEALVRTGHEDRGAFRDLYSLTSAKLFGICYRICGERQAAEDVLHDVYLTIWKRAGAYEPHRASPITWLATIARNRAIDWRRAQGIRRSTPIEDAPPIADEAPLVSETLAADEEAHRLHGCLEGLEERQRGAIRTAFFDGVTYAELAERESVPLGTMKSWVRRGLAKLRECLDR encoded by the coding sequence GTGACGGATGTGCCCCAAGCAGCCCAGCTACAGTCCGCAGGCGATGCCCGCCTGCGGCTGGTCGAGGCGCTGGTCCGCACCGGGCATGAGGACCGCGGCGCCTTTCGCGATCTTTATTCGCTCACCTCCGCGAAGCTTTTCGGCATCTGCTACCGTATCTGCGGCGAAAGGCAGGCGGCTGAAGATGTGTTGCACGACGTGTATCTGACGATTTGGAAACGGGCGGGCGCCTATGAGCCGCACCGCGCGAGCCCGATCACGTGGCTTGCCACGATCGCGCGCAACCGTGCGATCGACTGGCGACGCGCGCAGGGCATCCGCCGGTCGACGCCGATCGAGGACGCGCCGCCGATTGCGGACGAAGCCCCGCTGGTCAGCGAGACGCTGGCGGCGGACGAGGAGGCGCACCGGCTCCACGGATGCCTCGAAGGGCTTGAGGAGCGCCAGCGCGGCGCGATCCGTACCGCCTTTTTCGACGGCGTGACCTATGCCGAACTCGCCGAACGTGAATCCGTGCCGCTCGGCACGATGAAGAGCTGGGTCAGGCGCGGTCTTGCCAAGCTCAGGGAGTGTCTCGACCGGTGA
- a CDS encoding serine hydroxymethyltransferase, whose translation MSTNPRSLNDVQPDGFFTRGLAEADPAVFGGVAHELRREQTQIELIASENIVSKAVLQAQGSVFTNKYAEGYPGKRYYQGCEPSDEVESLAIERAKKLFNCNFANVQPHSGAQANGAVMLALVKPGETIMGLSLDAGGHLTHGAKAAMSGKWFNAVAYGVDPVTHLIDFDQVAALAREHKPKLIIAGGSAYPRQIDFAKFRAIADEVGAIFMVDMAHFAGIVAGGLHPSPIEHAHVVTTTTHKTLRGPRGGMVLTNDEAIAKKINSAVFPGLQGGPLMHVIAAKAVAFGEALQPEYKSYIAAVVENAKVLAATLKERGAEVVSGGTDTHLALIDLTPLGVTGKDADEALERAGITCNKNGIPNDPLPPTKTSGIRVGSPAGTTRGFGPAEFREIGNMVADVLDGLRKNGEAGDGQVEAAVRERVLALCARFPIYPEGI comes from the coding sequence ATGAGCACGAACCCCCGCAGCCTCAACGACGTCCAGCCCGACGGTTTCTTCACCCGCGGCCTCGCCGAGGCCGACCCGGCCGTGTTCGGCGGCGTCGCCCATGAACTGCGGCGCGAGCAGACCCAGATCGAGCTGATCGCGTCCGAGAACATCGTCTCCAAGGCGGTGCTTCAGGCCCAGGGCTCGGTCTTCACCAACAAATATGCCGAAGGCTATCCCGGCAAGCGCTACTACCAGGGCTGCGAACCGTCGGACGAAGTCGAGAGCCTCGCGATCGAGCGCGCGAAGAAGCTGTTCAACTGCAACTTCGCCAACGTCCAGCCGCATTCGGGCGCCCAGGCAAACGGCGCGGTGATGCTCGCCCTGGTCAAGCCGGGCGAGACGATCATGGGCCTCAGCCTCGATGCCGGCGGCCATCTGACTCACGGCGCCAAGGCGGCGATGTCGGGCAAATGGTTCAACGCGGTGGCTTATGGCGTCGATCCGGTCACCCACCTGATCGATTTCGACCAGGTCGCCGCCCTTGCGCGCGAGCACAAGCCGAAGCTGATCATCGCCGGCGGCTCGGCCTATCCCCGCCAGATCGATTTCGCCAAGTTCCGCGCCATCGCTGACGAGGTCGGCGCGATCTTCATGGTCGACATGGCGCATTTCGCCGGCATCGTCGCGGGCGGCCTGCACCCCTCGCCGATCGAGCACGCCCATGTCGTGACCACCACCACGCACAAGACGCTGCGCGGGCCACGCGGCGGCATGGTGCTGACCAATGACGAGGCGATCGCCAAGAAGATCAATTCGGCGGTGTTCCCGGGTCTCCAGGGCGGCCCGCTGATGCACGTCATCGCCGCCAAGGCGGTCGCGTTCGGCGAGGCGCTCCAGCCCGAGTATAAGAGCTACATCGCCGCAGTGGTGGAGAACGCCAAGGTGCTGGCCGCGACGCTCAAGGAGCGCGGCGCCGAAGTCGTGTCGGGCGGCACCGACACGCATCTCGCGCTGATCGACCTGACCCCGCTCGGCGTGACCGGCAAGGACGCCGACGAGGCGCTGGAGCGTGCCGGCATCACCTGCAACAAGAACGGCATCCCCAACGATCCACTGCCGCCGACCAAGACGAGCGGCATCCGCGTCGGGTCGCCGGCCGGCACGACGCGCGGCTTCGGCCCCGCTGAGTTCCGCGAGATCGGCAACATGGTCGCCGACGTGCTCGATGGCCTGCGCAAGAATGGCGAGGCGGGCGACGGACAGGTCGAGGCGGCCGTGCGCGAGCGGGTGCTGGCGCTGTGCGCACGCTTCCCGATCTACCCGGAAGGCATCTAG
- a CDS encoding TrmH family RNA methyltransferase yields MSFYAYILRCSDGSYYVGHTDGLEQRMGQHDRGEVAGYTQNRRPVTLEWSQDFPSRIEALEAERQIKGWTRAKKEALVAEDWDTIRSLARKSFDTGLRQAQPLLRTNGEEETQPHSQSSAPPPVIVLVRPQLGENIGKAARAMLNFGLTEMRLVTPRDGWPNPSAGPAASGADIVLERAQVFDSVAEAVADCTQVYATTVRKRGVTKPVITPDEAATAIHASAGRTAILFGPERSGLETDDVALARTIITVPINAEFGSLNLAQAVILVAYEWSKRIALASPPETDLPEPAPQEELEGMILQLDAMLEDANFFFPPDRTPVTRRTLRTLLTKPGWSSQEVRTLRGVLSALAGAKRPKTPRQP; encoded by the coding sequence TTGAGCTTCTACGCCTACATCCTCCGCTGCTCTGACGGCAGTTATTATGTTGGCCATACCGACGGCCTCGAACAGCGCATGGGCCAACATGATCGCGGCGAAGTCGCCGGCTACACGCAGAACCGGCGGCCCGTGACTCTCGAATGGTCGCAGGATTTCCCCTCGCGGATCGAAGCGCTCGAAGCCGAACGCCAGATCAAGGGCTGGACCCGCGCCAAGAAGGAAGCACTGGTCGCTGAAGACTGGGACACCATTCGCTCCCTGGCGCGCAAGTCCTTCGATACGGGTCTTCGACAGGCTCAGCCCCTACTCAGGACGAACGGTGAAGAGGAAACGCAGCCTCACTCCCAATCCTCCGCCCCGCCCCCGGTCATCGTCCTCGTCCGCCCGCAGCTCGGCGAGAATATCGGCAAGGCGGCGCGCGCCATGCTCAATTTCGGGCTGACCGAGATGCGTCTCGTCACCCCGCGCGACGGCTGGCCCAATCCTTCCGCCGGCCCGGCCGCGTCAGGCGCCGATATCGTGCTCGAACGGGCGCAGGTGTTCGACAGCGTTGCCGAGGCCGTGGCCGATTGCACCCAGGTCTATGCGACCACCGTGCGCAAGCGCGGCGTGACCAAGCCGGTCATCACCCCCGACGAGGCGGCGACCGCGATCCACGCGAGCGCGGGCCGAACCGCGATCCTGTTCGGTCCCGAGCGTTCGGGGCTCGAAACCGACGATGTCGCGCTGGCGCGCACCATCATCACCGTGCCGATCAATGCCGAGTTCGGTTCGCTGAACCTCGCCCAGGCAGTGATCCTCGTCGCTTACGAATGGTCGAAGCGAATCGCGCTCGCCTCCCCGCCGGAGACCGACCTGCCCGAGCCGGCACCGCAGGAGGAGCTCGAGGGAATGATCCTTCAGCTGGACGCGATGCTTGAGGATGCCAATTTCTTCTTCCCGCCCGACCGGACACCGGTCACGCGGCGGACATTGCGCACGCTCCTGACCAAGCCAGGCTGGTCGAGCCAGGAGGTACGGACCCTGCGTGGCGTGCTGTCGGCGCTGGCGGGCGCGAAACGGCCCAAGACCCCGCGCCAGCCCTGA
- a CDS encoding M28 family peptidase codes for MRPLLLLSAAVILTAAAPDSPEIPLQTLKDVTKTLSSDAFEGRAPATPAEDKTTAYIVERFKAAGLKPGNKGKWFQDVPLVEITAQNVGPLVFTGGKAPVSLAYRTDVVIGTYQVVPKVVLKDSEVVFVGYGVNAPERGWNDYAGVDVKGKTVVILINDPDWQTMTLDGDFGGRAMTYYGRWTYKFEEAARQGAAAAIIVHDTEPAAYGWGVVQSSWTGPQLEQDTPGNHMDQSKAIGWIQKPAAEALFTSAGKDFATLAAAAKVKGFKAVPLGLKANGSWTNTIRRQASKNVVGVLPGTERPDEVVLYSAHWDHLGRCDAVNGDDICNGAVDNASGVAALVALAEANVKAGAAKRSQVFLAVTAEESGLLGSKFYAENPVYPLNRTVGGVNMDALKIYPEARDFVIAGAGKSELEDMVKPMVAAQGRHIAPEPSPERGYYYRSDHFSFAKLGVPMLDGSAGEDLVVGGPAAGKAASDDYNTNRYHKPQDEYDPNWNWGAALQDVKLYYTMGRTLADGTAWPNWYPTAEFRAVRDKSRAEAK; via the coding sequence ATGCGCCCCCTTCTCCTTCTGTCCGCTGCCGTCATCCTCACCGCGGCTGCACCCGATTCACCCGAGATCCCGCTGCAGACCCTGAAGGACGTGACGAAGACGCTTTCGTCCGACGCGTTCGAGGGCCGTGCCCCGGCCACCCCCGCCGAGGACAAGACCACCGCCTATATCGTCGAGCGCTTCAAGGCGGCCGGGCTGAAGCCGGGCAACAAGGGCAAGTGGTTCCAGGACGTGCCGCTGGTCGAGATCACGGCGCAGAATGTCGGCCCGCTCGTCTTCACCGGCGGCAAGGCGCCGGTCAGCCTCGCCTATCGCACCGACGTCGTGATCGGGACTTATCAGGTGGTGCCAAAGGTCGTCCTCAAGGACAGTGAAGTCGTCTTCGTCGGATACGGCGTCAACGCGCCCGAGCGGGGCTGGAACGACTATGCCGGGGTCGATGTGAAGGGGAAGACGGTCGTTATCCTGATCAACGATCCCGACTGGCAGACCATGACGCTGGACGGCGATTTCGGCGGCCGCGCCATGACCTATTATGGCCGCTGGACCTATAAATTCGAGGAAGCCGCGCGACAGGGCGCAGCCGCGGCGATCATCGTCCACGATACCGAACCTGCCGCCTATGGCTGGGGCGTCGTCCAGTCGAGCTGGACCGGGCCGCAGCTCGAACAGGACACGCCGGGCAACCATATGGATCAGTCGAAGGCGATCGGCTGGATCCAGAAACCCGCCGCCGAAGCGCTGTTCACGAGCGCGGGCAAGGATTTCGCGACCCTCGCCGCGGCGGCGAAGGTCAAGGGCTTCAAGGCAGTGCCGCTGGGGCTGAAGGCCAATGGAAGCTGGACCAACACCATCCGCCGCCAGGCATCGAAGAACGTGGTCGGCGTGCTGCCAGGCACCGAACGGCCAGACGAGGTCGTGCTGTATTCGGCGCATTGGGATCATCTCGGCCGCTGCGACGCGGTCAATGGCGACGATATCTGCAACGGCGCGGTCGACAACGCGTCCGGCGTCGCCGCCCTGGTCGCCCTGGCCGAAGCCAACGTCAAGGCGGGTGCCGCGAAACGCTCCCAGGTGTTCCTCGCGGTCACTGCCGAGGAATCGGGGCTGCTCGGTTCCAAATTCTACGCCGAGAACCCGGTCTATCCGCTCAACAGGACCGTCGGCGGCGTCAACATGGACGCGCTGAAGATCTATCCCGAGGCGCGGGACTTCGTGATCGCTGGCGCCGGCAAATCAGAGCTCGAGGACATGGTCAAGCCGATGGTCGCGGCGCAGGGCCGGCACATCGCGCCCGAACCGTCGCCGGAGCGCGGCTATTATTATCGTTCCGACCATTTCAGCTTCGCCAAGCTCGGCGTGCCGATGCTCGACGGCAGCGCGGGCGAGGATCTGGTCGTCGGGGGGCCGGCCGCCGGCAAGGCAGCGTCGGACGACTACAACACCAATCGCTATCACAAGCCGCAGGACGAATATGATCCCAACTGGAACTGGGGCGCTGCGTTGCAGGACGTGAAGCTCTATTACACGATGGGCCGTACCCTTGCGGACGGCACTGCATGGCCCAACTGGTATCCGACCGCCGAATTCCGCGCGGTCCGCGACAAAAGCCGCGCGGAGGCAAAGTGA
- a CDS encoding anti-sigma factor, with product MSDDRTLDDTPDMAAAELALGLLEGEERSRALRRVLAETGFAQDVERWRGHLAQLFDLWPAIPAPAGLLERVEWSIDGPAAMAVPTPPRRHFFWPAIAGVSSVAAAALLLFVVLRPISYVPHPVRPAATPTAPVAPVPAKMLVASIDPVEKGTPVTAVYDPGSGALRLTAAALADANRSAELWVIGGDGVPHSLGLLRSSGGSSFAVNTANRARLAAGATLAVSLEPIGGSPTGLPTGPVVATGALSQV from the coding sequence GTGAGCGACGATCGCACCCTGGACGACACGCCCGACATGGCCGCGGCCGAGCTCGCTTTGGGACTGCTCGAGGGCGAGGAGCGTTCGCGCGCGCTGCGCCGCGTGCTCGCCGAGACTGGCTTCGCGCAGGATGTCGAGCGGTGGCGCGGCCATCTGGCACAGCTGTTCGATCTCTGGCCGGCGATCCCCGCGCCCGCTGGCCTGCTTGAGCGGGTCGAATGGTCGATCGACGGGCCGGCCGCCATGGCCGTCCCGACGCCGCCGCGGCGCCACTTCTTCTGGCCGGCGATAGCGGGCGTCTCAAGCGTCGCGGCCGCGGCGCTGCTGCTCTTCGTGGTGCTGCGTCCGATCAGCTATGTGCCGCACCCGGTCCGGCCCGCTGCGACGCCGACCGCGCCGGTCGCCCCGGTGCCGGCGAAGATGCTCGTCGCCTCGATCGATCCGGTCGAGAAGGGAACGCCGGTGACCGCGGTCTATGATCCGGGCTCGGGGGCATTGCGCCTTACCGCGGCAGCGCTCGCCGATGCCAATCGCAGCGCTGAGCTGTGGGTGATCGGCGGCGACGGCGTGCCGCATTCGCTCGGCCTGCTGCGCAGTTCGGGCGGGTCCTCCTTCGCGGTCAATACCGCCAATCGCGCGCGCCTTGCCGCAGGGGCCACGCTGGCGGTGTCGCTTGAGCCGATCGGCGGCTCGCCGACCGGCCTGCCGACCGGTCCGGTCGTCGCCACGGGCGCCCTCTCGCAAGTTTGA
- the rpiB gene encoding ribose 5-phosphate isomerase B, whose amino-acid sequence MRIAIASDHAAFALKEMLVAWLGEQGHEVADLGPHSDARVDYPDYGYALAGHVAAGKADRGIALCGSGIGISIAVNRHPAARCALVGEPLSAALCREHNDANILAMGARLTGEDMAKACVTAFLTTEFAGGRHTPRVEMLGAPSFAKEPA is encoded by the coding sequence ATGCGCATCGCCATAGCATCCGATCATGCCGCCTTCGCGCTGAAGGAGATGCTGGTCGCGTGGCTGGGCGAACAGGGGCATGAGGTCGCCGATCTCGGCCCGCATTCGGACGCGCGGGTGGATTATCCCGATTATGGCTATGCGCTTGCCGGGCATGTCGCGGCCGGCAAGGCCGATCGCGGCATCGCGCTGTGCGGTTCGGGCATCGGCATCTCGATCGCGGTCAATCGTCATCCCGCCGCGCGCTGCGCGCTGGTCGGCGAGCCGCTGTCGGCGGCGCTCTGCCGCGAGCACAACGACGCCAACATCCTTGCCATGGGGGCCCGCCTCACCGGCGAGGACATGGCAAAGGCCTGCGTCACCGCTTTCCTGACCACCGAATTCGCCGGTGGCCGCCACACCCCGCGCGTCGAGATGCTCGGCGCGCCCAGCTTCGCGAAGGAACCCGCATGA
- the rpsD gene encoding 30S ribosomal protein S4 has product MSKRSSAKYKLDRRMGENIWGRPKSPVNKREYGPGQHGQRRKGKVSDFGIQLRAKQKLKGYYGDVTEKQFRACYHEAARMKGDTGQNLIGLLEQRLDMIVYRAKFAPTVFAARQLVSHGHIKVNGVKCNIASRRVFPGMEITLGSKAQEMALVMEAQSLAERDIPDYVAPDGSAKVTFTRVPTLDEVPYPVKMEPNLVVEFYSR; this is encoded by the coding sequence ATGTCGAAGCGCTCCAGCGCCAAGTACAAGCTCGATCGCCGCATGGGCGAGAACATCTGGGGTCGTCCGAAGTCCCCGGTGAACAAGCGCGAATACGGTCCCGGCCAGCACGGCCAGCGCCGCAAGGGCAAGGTTTCCGATTTCGGCATCCAGCTCCGCGCCAAGCAGAAGCTCAAGGGCTATTATGGCGACGTGACCGAGAAGCAGTTCCGGGCATGCTATCATGAAGCCGCCCGCATGAAGGGCGACACCGGCCAGAACCTGATCGGCCTGCTCGAGCAGCGCCTGGACATGATCGTCTATCGCGCCAAGTTCGCGCCGACCGTGTTCGCCGCGCGCCAGCTCGTCAGCCATGGCCACATCAAGGTCAACGGCGTGAAGTGCAACATCGCGTCGCGCCGCGTCTTCCCGGGCATGGAGATCACGCTCGGCTCCAAAGCGCAGGAAATGGCGCTGGTGATGGAGGCGCAGAGCCTCGCCGAGCGCGACATTCCCGATTACGTCGCGCCGGACGGCAGCGCGAAGGTGACCTTCACCCGCGTGCCGACCCTGGACGAAGTGCCCTATCCGGTGAAGATGGAACCGAATCTGGTCGTCGAGTTCTACTCGCGCTGA
- the nrdR gene encoding transcriptional regulator NrdR, translating to MRCPFCGHEDSQVKDSRPTDDGAAIRRRRQCEGCAARFTTFERIQLRELHVIKSEDKREPFDREKLLRSVSIAARKRPIDAVRIEKLVSGIQRQLETQGENEIPSKRIGEMVMEGLKGLDSVAYIRFASVYKDFREARDFEEFAGNVNEVAKG from the coding sequence ATGCGTTGCCCCTTTTGCGGCCATGAAGACAGCCAGGTAAAGGACAGCCGTCCGACCGATGACGGCGCCGCGATCCGCCGGCGCCGCCAGTGCGAGGGCTGCGCCGCGCGTTTCACCACCTTCGAGCGAATCCAGCTCCGCGAGCTCCATGTGATCAAGAGCGAGGACAAGCGCGAGCCGTTCGACCGCGAGAAGCTGCTCCGCTCGGTCTCGATCGCAGCGCGCAAGCGCCCGATCGACGCGGTGCGGATCGAGAAGCTCGTCTCCGGCATCCAGCGCCAGCTTGAGACTCAGGGCGAGAACGAAATCCCCTCGAAACGGATCGGCGAGATGGTGATGGAGGGGCTCAAGGGCCTCGATTCGGTCGCGTACATCCGCTTCGCCAGCGTCTACAAGGATTTCCGCGAGGCCAGGGACTTCGAGGAATTCGCCGGCAATGTGAACGAGGTGGCCAAGGGGTGA
- a CDS encoding chorismate mutase, whose product MTETILSGIDCTTMIEVRAGVDQVDRDLVDLLARRFAYMDAAARIKTERGAVRDEARKARVIANARAAAEAAGLPGAEIADLWDRLVEVSIAYEMKAFDQRDDQA is encoded by the coding sequence ATGACTGAAACGATCCTGTCCGGCATCGACTGTACGACGATGATCGAGGTGCGCGCGGGGGTCGATCAGGTCGATCGCGACCTGGTCGATCTGCTCGCCCGCCGCTTCGCCTATATGGATGCCGCCGCGCGCATCAAGACCGAGCGTGGCGCCGTGCGCGATGAGGCGCGAAAGGCAAGGGTGATCGCCAATGCCCGTGCGGCGGCCGAGGCGGCCGGCCTGCCCGGCGCGGAGATCGCGGATTTGTGGGACCGGCTCGTGGAGGTCTCGATCGCCTATGAGATGAAGGCGTTCGATCAGCGGGACGACCAGGCGTAA